A stretch of Shewanella dokdonensis DNA encodes these proteins:
- a CDS encoding helix-turn-helix domain-containing protein, which produces MQNREFLVTELPSQLSNINVAYRMPYELFNDQLGQTMYEISRMPLVDGLLMGGKVSLAKTLVKRCGYSLRTARRHIKRLEQSGLLVSSQTLSSAGLQGINLYRRLFD; this is translated from the coding sequence ATGCAAAACCGAGAATTCTTAGTGACAGAGTTACCAAGCCAACTGAGCAATATCAATGTTGCTTATCGAATGCCCTATGAGCTGTTCAATGATCAGCTTGGTCAGACGATGTATGAGATAAGCCGTATGCCGCTGGTGGACGGTTTGTTGATGGGCGGCAAAGTGAGCTTAGCGAAGACCTTGGTGAAACGCTGTGGTTATTCATTGAGAACAGCTCGGCGGCACATCAAACGACTGGAACAATCAGGGCTGCTGGTCAGCTCACAAACGCTCTCTTCTGCGGGATTGCAGGGGATTAATCTTTATCGTCGTTTATTCGATTGA